In Methanofastidiosum sp., a single window of DNA contains:
- a CDS encoding DUF190 domain-containing protein, with protein MKKESEAILLRIFIGESDRYEGRPLYKYLVEMFRQEGLSGATVLRGIEGYGKTSKMQTMSILRLSTDLPIIIEVVDLQERIEKIKPKLDTIIQQGLITQEKVKIIMYEGTSKDIQ; from the coding sequence TCTTTTAAGAATCTTCATTGGGGAATCCGATAGGTATGAAGGCAGACCATTATATAAGTATCTTGTTGAGATGTTTAGACAAGAGGGTTTATCGGGTGCTACTGTTTTAAGAGGTATAGAGGGCTATGGAAAAACAAGCAAGATGCAAACTATGTCGATTCTGAGATTATCGACCGATTTACCAATAATTATAGAAGTTGTAGATCTTCAAGAAAGAATTGAGAAAATAAAACCTAAACTAGACACTATTATCCAACAGGGATTGATTACACAAGAGAAAGTAAAAATAATTATGTACGAAGGTACATCAAAAGATATACAATAA